DNA from Candidatus Rokuibacteriota bacterium:
GCCATCGGCACGGTGGCCATCCCGGAGATGCGGGAGCGGGGCTATGCGCCCCGCATGATCTACGGGACCATTGCCGCCGGCGGGGCGCTCGGGAACCTGATCCCCCCCGGCATCGCGACGATCATCTACGGGGCCATCGTGGAGCAGTCGGTGGCCAAGCTCTTCATCGCCTGCGTCATCCCGGGCGTCATGGTGACGGCCATCTTCCTCCTCTACATCTGGGTGGCGGTGCATCTCCGGCCGGAGCTGGTGCCCCCCGGGGCATCCCGCCCGACCCTCGCCGAGCGGTGGGGCGCTGTCGTGGACGTCTTCCCGGTCGTGGCGCTGATGGTCGCCGTCCTGGGCTCGCTGTGGTTCGGCATCGCGACGCCCACGGAGTCGGCGGCCGTGGGGGCCAGCGGCGCGGTGCTCCTCGCCTGTCTCTACCGCCGGTTCACGTGGGCCGCGCTCCGCGAGTCGCTGGTGAACACGGTCCGGATCACCTGCATGGTGCTGTTCATCATCCTCGGCGCCCAGATCCTCTCCTTCGCCTTCGTCAGGACCGGTATCAACCGCCAGGTCAGCGAGGGGGTGGTGGCCCTCGACCTCTCGCGGTGGACGCTCTTCGCCGTGATCACGATCCTCTACATCATCCTCGGGATGCTCGTGGACGGGATCTCGATGATGGTGCTCACCCTGCCGGTGCTCTACCCGGTCATCCTCAACGCCGGGTTCGACCCGATCTGGTTCGGGGTGGTGCTCGTGACGCTCATCGAGCTGGGCCAGATCACGCCCCCCGTGGGACTGGTCCTCTTCGTGATCCAGGGGATCTCCCGCGCGGCGATGACCGACGTCGCGCGCGGCGCCCTCCCGTTCATGCTCCTGTTCCTCGTGAGCATCGTCCTCATGGCCGTCTTCCCCCAGACGGCGACCTGGCTGCCGAGCCTCATGCGCTGAGCGGACACTGCATGATGTTCCGGATGCAGAACGGTCGTTCCAGGTACCGACCCACGGCCTCGTCGGGGAAGGCCCGGGGGCTGCCGCGCGCGAGCGGGCGGCGGCCCGCGGAGGCCGGGGGCGAGCGGAGCCGGGTCCCCGCCATCGACGGCGCGGTCCGGGTGCTCCGCTGCCTGGCCACCCGGGGCGAGGGGGTCGGCGTCACCGAGATCGGGCGGGCCTGCCACCTCAGCAAGTCCACCGCGCATGGCATCGTCAAGGCCCTGGAGGCCCACGGGTTCGTCGTCACCGTGGAGCCTTCCAAGCGCTACGTGCTCGGGGCGGGCCTGGTCCGGCTCGCCGAGGCGGCGCGGAGCCAGCGCACGGCCGTCCTCCTCGCGCGCCCGCCCCTCGAGGAGGTCGCGCGCCAGACGCGGCTGGGCTGCTTCCTGGCCGCGCCCTACGGCGCCACCGAGTTCCTCGTCCTCGAGAAGGCCGAGAGCTCCCGGGCCGTCAAGGTGACGGTGTCCGTGGGCGAGCGGTTCCCGCTCACGGCGGGGGCCCTCGGCAAGGCCTATCTCGCCTGGCTGCCGGACGCCGAGATCCGCGAGACCCTGAGGCGGGTGCCCCTGCCGAGGATGACCCCGCGCTCGATCCGGTCCACGCGCCAGTACCTGGCCGAGCTCGAGCGGGTCCGGCGCCAGGGTTTCGGAGCCAACTACGACGAGTACTATGCCGGGACCCACGCTCTGGCCGCACCGGTGTTCGACCCGAGCGGCCGGATCGTGCTCCTCCTGCTGACGGTGGGCTTCGCGGCCGATCTCCCGGCCGCCAGGATGACGACCGACGGTCGCCTGCTTCGGGCGGCGGCCGACCGGGTCACCGAGGCCCTCGGCGGGCATCCCCCGAAACTCCAAGAGACCGGCGGAGGCGCTGAGCCTGCGTCAGGCGAGAAGAAGGGCCCATGACCACCGAGAGCAGCCCCTGGAAGTTCCCGACCATCACCGACGAGGCGCTCGCCGAGCTTCGCGGCTTCCTCGGTCGGCCCGTGAGGCGCCCCGAGCCCTACATCGAAGTCGCCTCCCGCGACGCCATCCGCCACTGGGCGCACGGCATCGGGGACCGTAACCCTCACTGGGCCGCGCACCGGGTGGCGCCGCCCACGATCCTCTTTGCCATGGACCGGATCGTCTCCGGCTACGTGGGCGGCCTGCCGGGCATCCACGCCATGTACGGGGGGACGGACTTTCGCTGGCGGCTGCCGATCCGCGAGGGTGACCGCATCGTCGGCGAGAGCATCCTGCTCGACCTCGTGGAGAAGCAGTCGACCTTCGCGCGCCGGGCCGTCCAGCAGATCTACCGGACGACCTTCGTCAACCAGGACGGTGCGGCGGTCTGCGAGGCCGACTCGTGGTGCTTCCGCACCGAGCGCGACACGGCGCGCGAGCGGAAGAAGTACAGGCCGGCGGACCCGCACCGCTACTCGCCCGAGGAGATCGCGCCGATCCGCGAGGCCTACCGGAACGAGGCGATCCGGGGGGCCGAGCCGCGGTACTGGGAGGACGTGGCGCCGGGCGACGCGCTTCCCGAGCTGGTCAAGGGCCCGCTGACGGTGACCTCCGTGGTCGCCTTCGTCCAGGGGTGGGGGAGCCTCTACGTCCGGGCGCATGGCCTGGCCTTCGATCTCTTCGACCGCCACCCGGCGCTGGGCATCTCCAATGCCTTCGGCGTCCCCGAGCCGCCCGAGCGGGTGCACTGGGATGACGCCCTCGCCCGGGCCGTCGGGGTGCCGGCGGCCTACGACTACGGCCCCGAGCGGGTGTCCTGGCTCGGCCACCTGGTGACCAACTGGATGGGGGACGCCGGCTTGCTCCGGCGGCTCAACGTGCAGGTGCGCCGTCACAACCTGATCGGCGACACCACCTGGTGCCGCGGCACGGTGCGCGCGAAGGCCGCGGCCGAGGGCCGGGGCGAGGTGACGCTCGACCTCCGGGCGGTGAACCAGCGCGGCGAGACGATCGCGCTGGGCGAGGCCGTCGTGGTCCTGCCGCGCCGCGGGGCGGGGGCGTGACACCGGGGGCCCTCGATGGCCTCAGGGTCGTCGAGCTGGGAGAGTTCATCTCGGCGCCCTATGCGGGGCGCCTGCTGGCGGGCCTCGGCGCCGACGTGGTGAAGGTCGAGCCGCCCGAGGGCGACCGCGCGCGCCGCCACGGGCCGTTCCTCCGCGACGAGCCCCACCCGGAGCGGAGCGGCCTCTTTCTCCTGCTGAACGCCGGCAAGCGGGGTGTCGTCCTGGACCTCGACGCCGCCGCGGGGCGCGAGCGGCTCGGCCGCCTGCTCGAGCGCGCCGACTGCCTGATCGAGAGCCTGGAGGTCTGGCGCCTCGAGCGCTGGGGCCTCACTCCAGAGCAGACGCGGCGGCGCTGGCCGCGGCTCGTCCATGTCTCCATCACCACCTTCGGCCGCTCGGGTCCCTGCTCGCGCTTCCGCGGGCAGGGGCTGCAGGCCTCCGCGGCCGGGGCGGCCAGCATCACCATCGGCGCGCCAGGCAGGCCGCCACTCCCGCTGCCGGCCTCGCAGCCCGACTACCAGGGCGGCGTCAACGGCGCCATCGGGGCGCTGCTCGCGCTGTTCGCCCGCCGGCGCACGGGGCAGGGCCAGCACGTGGACGTCGCCAGCGCGGACGTCGTGGCCTTCTACGGCGGGATCACCTCGGTGATGTACACCGCCTCCGGCCTGCCCTGGGCCCGCGAAGGGCATCGCGCGGCGAAGTCCGGCGGCTACTATCCCTACACGATCCTCCCCTGCCAGGACGGCTACATCTGCATGATCACGCGCTCGGGGCACCCCTGGAAGAAGTTCGTCGAGGCCATGGGCAGCCCCGAGTGGAGCCGCGATCCGCGCTACCAGGACCGGGCGCGCGTCGGACGCGAGTACCCGGACGAGATGGATGCCCTGCTCGCCCCCTGGCTCCGCGAGCGCCGCGCCGAGGAGATCCTCGCCGTCTGCCGCCGGGCCGGGATCCCGTTCTCGGTGGTCCGTGACGCGGCCGAGGTCGCCGCCTGCCCCCAGCTCGCGAGCCGGGACTTCTTCGTCGAGATCCATCACCCGGCCGCAGGGCGGCTCCGCTACCCCGGCCCTCCGTGGAAGCTCTCGGCGACGCCCTGGCGCCTGCTGCGGCCGGCGCCGCTCCTGGGCGAGCACACCGAGGAGGTCTTCGCCGCGTGAACGGAGCCCGCCCGCTCGACGGCATCCGCGTCATCGACTTCGGCTGGGTGGCCGTGGGCCCCGTCCTGGCAAGCCTGCTCGCCGACATGGGGGCGGAGGTCATCAAGGTGGAGTCCACCAAGCGGCTCGACTACTGCCGGCTGATCCCGGCGCCGGTCCTCGAGGGCGAGCGTCAGGCCGAGGCCTTCGCCTCGCGCGCGGAGGTCATCGACTCGGTGCCGCTCTTCCACAACTACAACCGCGGCAAGAAGTCGGTGACGGTGGATCTCAGGCACCCCGCGGCGCCGCCCCTGCTCAAGCGTCTGGTGGCGACGGCCGACATCGTCATCGAGAACTTCTCGCCGCGCGTGCTCCGGGAAATCGGGCTCGACTGGGACGCCCTCGTCGCGGTGAAGCCGGACCTCGTGATGATCTCCTGCTCCGCGGCGGGGCAGACGGGCCCATGGAACGACCTCAAGACCTTCGCCCCCTCGCTGTCGAGCCTGGCGGGGCTCGAGAGCCTGGTCGGCTACGCGGGCGAGCGCGTCCTCGGCATGCTTGCCTTCGGCTACGCGGATCCCTCGAACGCGCACCACGGTGCGCTGGCGGTGCTGGCCGCGCTCTGGCATCGGGAGTGCACCGGCCAGGGGCAGTACATCGACATGTCGCAGCTGGAGGCGACCGTCGGCCTGGCCGGCGAGTCGCTGATGGACTACTTCATGAACGGCCGGGTGGCCGGCCCCGAGGGCAGCCGCCACCGCTCCATGGCGCCGCACGCCAACTACCCCTGTCGTGGCGAGGACCGATGGGTGGCGATCTCCGTCGAGGACGACGGGGCCTGGGCCCGGCTCGTCGAGGCCGTCGGTGGCCCGGCCTGGGCACGCGAGGAGCGCTTCGCGACGCTGGCGGGCCGCCAGGCTCACCTCGAGGAGCTCGACCGCCGGCTGGCCGAGTGGACGCGCGAGCGCACGGCCTGGGAGGCGACGGAGACCCTCCAGCAGGCCGGGGTGGCGGCCTTCCCCGTCTATGGGATCGAGGACGAGAAGCGCGACCCGCACTTCCAGGCTCGGGGCCTCCTCGCCCGGCCGAGCCACTCCCGGATCGGGACCATGGAGGTCTACGCCCACCCCATCAAGCTCGCGGCGACGCCCGGCGCGGTGCGGGGGACGGCCCCCGCGCTGGGGGAGCATACCGAGGAGGTTCTCGGCGACCTGCTCGGGCTCAGCCCCGACGAGGTCGGGCGGCTCCGCTCGAGCGGAGTGCTGGCGTGAGTGGCCCGCTCGCCGGCCTCTGCGTGATCGACTGCTCCAAGTATCTCCCGGGTCTCTACGCCTCCGCCCTCCTGGCCGATATGGGCGCGGAGGTCACCATGGTGGCGGGGCCGACGCCGGACCGGATCGCCCGCATGCAGCTGCCGGCGATCATGAACCGCAACAAGCGCTCCATCGTGATCGACCTCAAGCGGCAGGACGGCCGCCGTCTCCTCCTCCGGATGTTGCGTGGCGCCGACGTCTTCCTCGAGGGCTTCCGGCCGGGCGTCACGACGCGGCTCGGCCTCGACTACCCCACGCTGGCCGCCGAGCGCCCGCGCCTCGTCTACTGCTCCCTCACCGGGTACGGGCACGGCGGGCCCGCCCGCGACCGGGTGGGTCACGACGTCAACTACCTGGCGCGCGCGGGGCTCCTGGCGCTCTCAGGGCCCGCGGGTGGGCCGCCGGTGTTGCCAGTCCTGCCCATGGCAGATCTCGGCGGTGGAATGCAGGCCGTGGTGGCGATCCTCGGCGCCCTCTGGCACAGGGAGCGCACCGGCGAGGGGCAGTTCGTCGACGTCGGCCTCTTCGACGCGACCGTCTCCATGCTCACCTTCCATGCGGGCAACCTCTTCGCCGGACATCCGCCGAGCCGGAGCGAGCTCCTCCTGGGCGGGGGCTACGCCTGCTACAACGTCTACGAGACCAGGGACGGCCGGTACCTCGCCGTCGGAGCCCTCGAGGGGCAGTTCTGGCGCGCCCTCCTCGAGGTCCTCGACCTGCCGGATCGGGTCGAGGAGCAGTTCGCCCCGCCCGCCCGCCAGCGCCAGCTCATCGGTCTCCTCGCGGAGCGCTTCCTCACCCGGCCGCAGGCCGAGTGGATGGCGCTCTTCGACCGGGTCGAGGCCTGCGTCGAGCCCGTGCTCGATCTGGGGCCGGCGCTGGCCGACCCGCACGTCCAGGCCAGGGGGCTCGTGGTGGAGACGGTGACCGCGTCGGGGAAGGTGATCCGCACGCTCGGACCGCCGTGGAAGTTCGGCCGGACCCCTGCCGGGCTGCGCTGGCCCGGCGCGCCCCTGGGCGCCGACGGCCGCGTGGTGCTCGAGCGGCTCGGCCTTGCCCCCGCCGAGATCGAGGCCCTGGTCGGGCTGGGCGTGGTGCAGCTCCCGGGAGGTGGCTCATGAGCGCGACGACCAGCCTCCGGGAAGCTCTCGACCGCGCCTTCACCCCGCGGACCATCGCGGTCATCGGGGCCTCGGCCCAGCCCGAGAAGTTCGGCTACAAGCTCATCGAGCATCTCGTCACGGGCGGCTTCCCGGGGCGGATCTACCCCGTGAACCCCCGGTCCGGGCCGATCCTCGGTCTCCCGACCTACTCAGCGCTGGCGCGGGTGCCCGGGCCCGTGGACATGGCGGCGCTCCTGATCCCCGCCGAGGCGACGCCGGCCGCGGTCAGCGAGTGCGCCGCCAAGGGCGTGGGCGTGGCCGTGATCATCACCTCTGGCTTCGCCGAGTCCTCGCCCGCGGGCGCCCGGGCGCAGGCCGGGATGAGCGCGGTGGCAAGGGCGGCGGGCATGCGCATCGTCGGGCCGAACTGCGAGGGGCTCGTGAACCTCCAGGGCGGGGTCGTGCTGTCCTTCAGCCAGATGTTTGTCGGCCAGCGGCCGGGTCCCATCTCGCTGGTGTCGCAGTCGGGGGCCTATTGCGGAATCGTCTCCTCGCGCCTGTCGCGGGCCGGCGTCGGGACGGCGAAGATCGTCTCCTCGGGCAACGAGGGGGACCTGGTCGCGGTCGACTATCTCGAGTATTTCGGGGACGATGAGGACACCCGGGTGATCCTGCTCCACGTCGAGGGGATCCGAGAGCCTCGGCGCTTCGCCCGGGTGGTCGACGAGGTCGCGGCGCGGAAGCCGGTGGTGGTGAACAAGACGGGACGCACCGAGACGGGACGGCGCCAGGCGCTCTCGCACACGGGGGCCGTGGGCGGCAGCGACCGCGCCCTCGCCGCGCTCCTCCGGCAGCGGGGCGTGGTCCGCACGCGCCACATGGACGACTTCGTCGACGCGGGCCTGGCGCTGGCGAGCGCCGGTCCGCTCGGGGGCAACCGCGTGGCCATCCTGACGGTCGCCGGCGGCCTGGCCGTGGAGCTGGCCGATCTGCTCGGAGAGGCCGGCTTCGCGATCCCGCCCCTGACCGCCGGGACACGGCGAGTGCTGGGGCAACACATCCCCGACTACGGGACGACCGCCAATCCCGTCGACTTCACGGGTACGATGATCACCCGGCCCGCCGCCGTGGGGGAGTGCCTGGCTGCCGTGCTCGACGACCCCACCATCGACGCCGTGGCCGTCGTGCTGACGGCGGTGGGCGACCCCGAGTTCGCCCGCCAGGTCCACGCGCGGATGAGCGCGAGCCCCAAGCCCGTCATCATCTGCTGGACGGCCGGGCAGGCCCTGGCGGGTGCAGCCCTCGAGTACTTCACACAGCACCGGATCCCGGTCTTCGAGTCCACCCCCCGGCTCGTGAGCGCGCTCTGCGCGCTGCGCGCCTACTGGGGCTTCCGGCTCGGGCCCGAGTTTCGCGTCGAGGGCGAGCGCTGAGCGACTCCCGGCTCTTCTCGCCGATCCGCCTCGGCCCGATCGAGCTGGCCAACCGGCTCGTGCATGCCGCGACGCTGACGAACTACGCCGAGCGGAACCTCCCCACCGAGCGCCACGCGCAGTACTACGGGGCGCGCGCGCGGGGCGGCGTCGGGCTCATCGTGAGCGAGGCGATCTGCGTCCACCGCACTGCGGTCCCCACCGCCGTGGCGATCCGCGGGGATGACCCCGCGTCGCTGCCCGGCCTCCGGAGGATCGCCGAGGCAGTCCATGCCCACGGCGTGCCGATCCTGGCCCAGCTCTGGCACATGGGCCGCCAGCAGCTCTGGACACCGATCTCGGCCCCGTGGGCGCCCTCGCCGGTCCCTGACCCGATGTCCGCCACCGTCCCCCACGAGATGAGCCGGGAGGAGATCGACGAGGTCATCGCCCACTACGGGGCCACCGCGCGACTCGCCCGCGAGGCGGGCTTCGATGGGGTGGAGATCCACGGCGCCCATGGCTACCTCGTGACGCAGTTCCTCTCCCCCTGGTCCAACCGACGGCACGACGAGTACGGCGGCTCGCTCGACAACCGCCTGCGCTTCCTCGAGCGCGTGGTGGAAGCAGTGCGGGGCGCGATCGGCCGGGAGAGCGTGGCCGGCCTCAAGATGAACGGCGACGAGCTCGTCGAGGGCGGGATCGATATCGCCGAGGCCCAGCGGATCGCCGCGCGGCTGGCCGGGACGCGGGCGCTGGACTACCTCGCCGTGAGCCAGGGCAACTTCTCGAAGAGCCTGGACGCCCACTGCCCCGACATGCACTTCCCCCGGCTGGCCTTCCGCACCCTGGCGCGGGGTGTCCGCGAAGCGGCCGGAGGGCTGCCGGTCTGCGCCATGGCCCGGATCGCCACGCCCGAGGACGCCGAGGAGGTGCTCCGGGCGGGAGACGCCGATCTCGTCGGCATGAGCCGCGCGCTGATCGCCGACCCCGAGCTGCCGCGCAAGGCCCGGGAGGGCCGGGCCGCCGCGATCCGGCCCTGCATCGCTTGCAACGTCTGCTGGGGCGCGGTTGCAGCGGGCAAGCCCATGCTCTGCATCTACAATCCGTCGGTGGGCGCCGAGGCGACGATTGACGCCGACCGGCCGCCGCAGGCTGCCGCGATGCGGCGCATCGTCGTGGTGGGCGGGGGCCTGGCGGGGCTGGAGGCGAGCCGCGTCGCGGCCCTCCGCGGCCACCGCGTGATGCTCCTCGAGCGTGGTCCCGCGCTCGGCGGCCAGGCGCTCCTCGCCGCGCGGCTGCCCGGGCGCGCCGAGTTCGGTGAGATGACGCGCTGGCTCGTGCGCCAGGTCGAAGGCCTCCCCATCGAGGTCCGGCTCGGCGCCGAGACGACGGTCAAGACGGTTCGCACCCTGGCCCCGGACGCCGTCGTCCTGGCCACCGGGGCGCGCCCGCCCGCGCTCGACCAGGGCCCGGGCCCTGTCCACGTGCTCTCCTCCTGGCAGGCTGTGGAGCAGGACGGCAAGGTGGGCGCGCGCGTCGTCGTCGTCGACCGGATCGGCGAGCACGAAGGGCCAGGCGTGGCCGAGCTCGTGGCGGCGCAGGCCGAGCGCGTCTGGCTGGTGACGCCGCTCGACGTGGTCGGGCCCTATGTCAACTACGTGAGCCGCATCGGCGTCATGAGGCGGCTCCTGGAGCGGGGCGTCGCCATCCTCACGGGGAGCGAGCTGGTCCGGCAGGGCGGCCGGGAGGTCCTGGTCCGCAACCTCTACTCCGGGCAGACCCGGCGGCTCCGACGGGTGGATGCCCTCGTGGTGGCGGGCCCGAATCAGGCCGAGACCGCGCTGCTCGCCGGACTCCGGGCTGCCGTGCCCGAGCTGCACGTGATCGGCGACTGCTACGCGCCCCGCTCGGCGACCTCGGCCGTCCACGAGGGCCACCGCGTGGGGCGCCTCCTCTGAGCGGGATGGCGACCGGGTTGCACCCGCCGGGAGGGCAGACTAGTATGGTGGGCGCCTCGCGTGGCGCGACTCACCGTTCACTACGCTGAACGTCCGTACAGGGAGGGAGGCACAATGCCGACGATCACGATTCTCGATCCCACGGCCCAGCCGCGCCCCGGGCGCGAGCGCGTTCCGGGCCCCGTGCCCAGCCTCGAGGGCAAGGTGGTCGCCATCCTCAACAACCGGTGGAAGAGCATGGACATGGTGGCCGAGCGCTTCGCGGAGGGGCTGCGCCGCGAGCATGGCGTGGCCGAGGTGCTCCAGCGGGTGATCCCGATCTCGGCGCCCGCCCCGTCCGAGCTGCTCGACGAGGTCGCGGCCCGCGCGGACGTGGCCATCGTCGGGCTGGCCAACTGAGGGGCTTGCACGGCGTGGAGTGTCCACGACCAAACCGAGCTCCTGAGACGAGGCATCCCGACGGCAGTCCTGGTGACCGAGCGGTTCGTCGGCCTGGCGCAGGCCACTCACGAGCGGGCGAGGATGCCCGGCGCCCCGATGGTGGTGCTGCCGCCATCTGAGGAGACGGAGTACTCGGAGCCCGCGCGCGTGGCCGCCATCGTCGACGAGGCCCTGGTCCGCTTCGCCGGGACCATGGTCGTCCCGATGCCGCCCCCGGAGAAGCTGAGGGCGAAGGCCTGACATGCCCACGACGCTGACGTCCGCGCGCCACGAGGTCCCGGACGACCTCGGGGCCCTGCAGGGCTA
Protein-coding regions in this window:
- a CDS encoding TRAP transporter large permease, which translates into the protein AIGTVAIPEMRERGYAPRMIYGTIAAGGALGNLIPPGIATIIYGAIVEQSVAKLFIACVIPGVMVTAIFLLYIWVAVHLRPELVPPGASRPTLAERWGAVVDVFPVVALMVAVLGSLWFGIATPTESAAVGASGAVLLACLYRRFTWAALRESLVNTVRITCMVLFIILGAQILSFAFVRTGINRQVSEGVVALDLSRWTLFAVITILYIILGMLVDGISMMVLTLPVLYPVILNAGFDPIWFGVVLVTLIELGQITPPVGLVLFVIQGISRAAMTDVARGALPFMLLFLVSIVLMAVFPQTATWLPSLMR
- a CDS encoding IclR family transcriptional regulator, with product MQNGRSRYRPTASSGKARGLPRASGRRPAEAGGERSRVPAIDGAVRVLRCLATRGEGVGVTEIGRACHLSKSTAHGIVKALEAHGFVVTVEPSKRYVLGAGLVRLAEAARSQRTAVLLARPPLEEVARQTRLGCFLAAPYGATEFLVLEKAESSRAVKVTVSVGERFPLTAGALGKAYLAWLPDAEIRETLRRVPLPRMTPRSIRSTRQYLAELERVRRQGFGANYDEYYAGTHALAAPVFDPSGRIVLLLLTVGFAADLPAARMTTDGRLLRAAADRVTEALGGHPPKLQETGGGAEPASGEKKGP
- a CDS encoding MaoC family dehydratase N-terminal domain-containing protein, translating into MTTESSPWKFPTITDEALAELRGFLGRPVRRPEPYIEVASRDAIRHWAHGIGDRNPHWAAHRVAPPTILFAMDRIVSGYVGGLPGIHAMYGGTDFRWRLPIREGDRIVGESILLDLVEKQSTFARRAVQQIYRTTFVNQDGAAVCEADSWCFRTERDTARERKKYRPADPHRYSPEEIAPIREAYRNEAIRGAEPRYWEDVAPGDALPELVKGPLTVTSVVAFVQGWGSLYVRAHGLAFDLFDRHPALGISNAFGVPEPPERVHWDDALARAVGVPAAYDYGPERVSWLGHLVTNWMGDAGLLRRLNVQVRRHNLIGDTTWCRGTVRAKAAAEGRGEVTLDLRAVNQRGETIALGEAVVVLPRRGAGA
- a CDS encoding CoA transferase; amino-acid sequence: MTPGALDGLRVVELGEFISAPYAGRLLAGLGADVVKVEPPEGDRARRHGPFLRDEPHPERSGLFLLLNAGKRGVVLDLDAAAGRERLGRLLERADCLIESLEVWRLERWGLTPEQTRRRWPRLVHVSITTFGRSGPCSRFRGQGLQASAAGAASITIGAPGRPPLPLPASQPDYQGGVNGAIGALLALFARRRTGQGQHVDVASADVVAFYGGITSVMYTASGLPWAREGHRAAKSGGYYPYTILPCQDGYICMITRSGHPWKKFVEAMGSPEWSRDPRYQDRARVGREYPDEMDALLAPWLRERRAEEILAVCRRAGIPFSVVRDAAEVAACPQLASRDFFVEIHHPAAGRLRYPGPPWKLSATPWRLLRPAPLLGEHTEEVFAA
- a CDS encoding CoA transferase, with the protein product MNGARPLDGIRVIDFGWVAVGPVLASLLADMGAEVIKVESTKRLDYCRLIPAPVLEGERQAEAFASRAEVIDSVPLFHNYNRGKKSVTVDLRHPAAPPLLKRLVATADIVIENFSPRVLREIGLDWDALVAVKPDLVMISCSAAGQTGPWNDLKTFAPSLSSLAGLESLVGYAGERVLGMLAFGYADPSNAHHGALAVLAALWHRECTGQGQYIDMSQLEATVGLAGESLMDYFMNGRVAGPEGSRHRSMAPHANYPCRGEDRWVAISVEDDGAWARLVEAVGGPAWAREERFATLAGRQAHLEELDRRLAEWTRERTAWEATETLQQAGVAAFPVYGIEDEKRDPHFQARGLLARPSHSRIGTMEVYAHPIKLAATPGAVRGTAPALGEHTEEVLGDLLGLSPDEVGRLRSSGVLA
- a CDS encoding CoA transferase; its protein translation is MSGPLAGLCVIDCSKYLPGLYASALLADMGAEVTMVAGPTPDRIARMQLPAIMNRNKRSIVIDLKRQDGRRLLLRMLRGADVFLEGFRPGVTTRLGLDYPTLAAERPRLVYCSLTGYGHGGPARDRVGHDVNYLARAGLLALSGPAGGPPVLPVLPMADLGGGMQAVVAILGALWHRERTGEGQFVDVGLFDATVSMLTFHAGNLFAGHPPSRSELLLGGGYACYNVYETRDGRYLAVGALEGQFWRALLEVLDLPDRVEEQFAPPARQRQLIGLLAERFLTRPQAEWMALFDRVEACVEPVLDLGPALADPHVQARGLVVETVTASGKVIRTLGPPWKFGRTPAGLRWPGAPLGADGRVVLERLGLAPAEIEALVGLGVVQLPGGGS
- a CDS encoding FAD-dependent oxidoreductase, with the translated sequence MPGCRARRPHHRRRGRRADGGGRPRVRPPGPRADEREPQARHHLLDGRAGPGGCSPRVLHTAPDPGLRVHPPARERALRAARLLGLPARARVSRRGRALSDSRLFSPIRLGPIELANRLVHAATLTNYAERNLPTERHAQYYGARARGGVGLIVSEAICVHRTAVPTAVAIRGDDPASLPGLRRIAEAVHAHGVPILAQLWHMGRQQLWTPISAPWAPSPVPDPMSATVPHEMSREEIDEVIAHYGATARLAREAGFDGVEIHGAHGYLVTQFLSPWSNRRHDEYGGSLDNRLRFLERVVEAVRGAIGRESVAGLKMNGDELVEGGIDIAEAQRIAARLAGTRALDYLAVSQGNFSKSLDAHCPDMHFPRLAFRTLARGVREAAGGLPVCAMARIATPEDAEEVLRAGDADLVGMSRALIADPELPRKAREGRAAAIRPCIACNVCWGAVAAGKPMLCIYNPSVGAEATIDADRPPQAAAMRRIVVVGGGLAGLEASRVAALRGHRVMLLERGPALGGQALLAARLPGRAEFGEMTRWLVRQVEGLPIEVRLGAETTVKTVRTLAPDAVVLATGARPPALDQGPGPVHVLSSWQAVEQDGKVGARVVVVDRIGEHEGPGVAELVAAQAERVWLVTPLDVVGPYVNYVSRIGVMRRLLERGVAILTGSELVRQGGREVLVRNLYSGQTRRLRRVDALVVAGPNQAETALLAGLRAAVPELHVIGDCYAPRSATSAVHEGHRVGRLL